The following proteins are encoded in a genomic region of Cherax quadricarinatus isolate ZL_2023a chromosome 5, ASM3850222v1, whole genome shotgun sequence:
- the LOC128684825 gene encoding uncharacterized protein isoform X1, whose protein sequence is MALVRINKDLQEMATSPPPNCSAGPVGTDIFHCKGSIVGPKGTPFESGVFELLITFPEDYPFNPPKMKLLTKIYHPNIGKDGTICLDILKGKWSPALSLSKVLQIVCALLNDPNPKSSLRSDIADIYLNNKTKYMATAKEWTKRYAM, encoded by the exons ATGGCGCTGGTGAGAATTAACAAG GACCTGCAGGAGATGgccacctctcctcctcccaattGCTCAGCGGGGCCGGTGGGCACTGACATCTTCCATTGTAAAGGGTCCATCGTGGGTCCCAAGGGCACGCCCTTCGAGAGTGGAGTGTTTGAGCTGTTAATCACCTTTCCCGAAGACTACCCCTTCAATCCTCCTAAG ATGAAACTATTGACAAAAATTTATCACCCGAATATTGGTAAAGACGGAACAATCTGCTTAGACATATTAAAGGGCAAGTGGAGTCCGGCTTTATCCTTATCGAAAG TATTACAGATAGTATGTGCTCTACTCAATGATCCAAATCCAAAGAGCTCCCTGAGGAGTGACATAGCTGACATCTACTTGAATAACAAGACTAAATACATGGCGACTGCCAAGGAGTGGACCAAGCGCTACGCTATGTAG
- the LOC128684825 gene encoding uncharacterized protein isoform X2 — MATSPPPNCSAGPVGTDIFHCKGSIVGPKGTPFESGVFELLITFPEDYPFNPPKMKLLTKIYHPNIGKDGTICLDILKGKWSPALSLSKVLQIVCALLNDPNPKSSLRSDIADIYLNNKTKYMATAKEWTKRYAM; from the exons ATGgccacctctcctcctcccaattGCTCAGCGGGGCCGGTGGGCACTGACATCTTCCATTGTAAAGGGTCCATCGTGGGTCCCAAGGGCACGCCCTTCGAGAGTGGAGTGTTTGAGCTGTTAATCACCTTTCCCGAAGACTACCCCTTCAATCCTCCTAAG ATGAAACTATTGACAAAAATTTATCACCCGAATATTGGTAAAGACGGAACAATCTGCTTAGACATATTAAAGGGCAAGTGGAGTCCGGCTTTATCCTTATCGAAAG TATTACAGATAGTATGTGCTCTACTCAATGATCCAAATCCAAAGAGCTCCCTGAGGAGTGACATAGCTGACATCTACTTGAATAACAAGACTAAATACATGGCGACTGCCAAGGAGTGGACCAAGCGCTACGCTATGTAG